AGCTAGATCACTATATGTGGTCGCGCTACGGAGAAGTGAAGATTCTTAGTGAGCTACAAGAAGTTAGAGAACCTGAGAATATCGATGATACGAGGAATATTCTTAATCGATTAAAAGAAACATTCCCTGCATTTTCATGGATCGGCTTGACCGACCACGAGGGAAATGTGGTCGCTTCAACAAACAGCATCCTTGAAGGAGCCGATATTTCGGCACGTCCCGTTTTTCTCGAAGCCCAAGAGGAGATATTTATCGGAGACGTTCATGAGGCCGTATTACTCGCAGATTTGCTGCCGAATCCATCCGGAGAAGAGATGAAATTCGTTGATATTAGTACACCAATCTATAATGATGAAAATGAATGGACGGGTGTGTTAGCGGCTCATTTAAGCTGGGAGTGGGCAGAAGAAATTGAAGAAGTCATAATGAAACCCTTACAAAATCGTAACCAAATTGAGCTGTTTATTATCAGTAGTATAGATGATACGGTTTTACTCGGACCGAAAGAAGATTTGGGTACAGCTTTAAATCTATCAAGTATTGAACGAGCACGAGCGGGTAAAAACAATTGGGTATTAGAACGCTGGCCTGATGGTGAGGAGTATTTGACAGGCTATGTGCAAGCTAGTGGCTACAATGATTATCCAGGACTCGACTGGACGATCCTTGTGAGGCAGCCAATTGATGTAGCGTACGCACCGATTAAAGAGCTACAACAGTTTATCTATATTCTCGGCATTACCCTCGCCTTGATCTTAGCCGGTATTGGGTGGTTTGTCGCTGGGAAAATTACGAACCCATTAAAGAAGATAACCGTCGCTGCAGATAGACTGAGGCTCGGGGAAAAGGTGGAAATTCCTAGGCATAAGGGAATCAAAGAGATTGAAGTGTTATCATCTTCGTTAAGTAAACTCATTGA
Above is a genomic segment from Bacillus sp. FJAT-45037 containing:
- a CDS encoding sensor domain-containing diguanylate cyclase, translated to MLRLSCLYIFLEGWINISTSLKTLLSVIFAALIITITIILSLAIGQRSSEEVRNEIGSSLLEISFIMADKLDHYMWSRYGEVKILSELQEVREPENIDDTRNILNRLKETFPAFSWIGLTDHEGNVVASTNSILEGADISARPVFLEAQEEIFIGDVHEAVLLADLLPNPSGEEMKFVDISTPIYNDENEWTGVLAAHLSWEWAEEIEEVIMKPLQNRNQIELFIISSIDDTVLLGPKEDLGTALNLSSIERARAGKNNWVLERWPDGEEYLTGYVQASGYNDYPGLDWTILVRQPIDVAYAPIKELQQFIYILGITLALILAGIGWFVAGKITNPLKKITVAADRLRLGEKVEIPRHKGIKEIEVLSSSLSKLIDNLTQSESALTKMEGVARQDHLTGLPNRIALDFYLEKTIKDSDSITVLYMDLDGFKKVNDTLGHPAGDELLVEIAARLKQTIPQSEFVARMGGDEFVIILKPEYGSIEQATQIGERVIQAINEPFFINDEKATVGCSIGGCVWTMECDEINEAIRLADEALYNVKRTGKNRILFSE